One Acinetobacter colistiniresistens DNA segment encodes these proteins:
- a CDS encoding lytic polysaccharide monooxygenase produces MMIRHFIQCNLISIGILVLPTVPTLVFAHGYVLQPESRAYACKLNKNSQCGSIVWEPQSLEAPKGFPQSGPPDGQIANANLSQFSELNAQSATRWVKTNLPTGANDFTWQLTAAHVTQGWRYFMTKQGWNPSMPLARSSFDLNPFCTIDGKYQKPASMVTHRCNVPTDRNGYHVILAVWDIGDTSNAFYNVIDVNVGSGSPTTPVDPQPSKPVKSWNDIGDINPLDDLLPNDRVSTRVFDNTGENSNLKTELRITTIANGSRNVWPRLLAEAINREHSALRAGIKNSNGDIIPAAGKNDVYSSLNSGIQRVEIKIERSPSSGGSYDFVYPKNISTYKAGTKVLGSDGRIYQCKPFPYSGWCTVRAHQYVPVTGSNWQDAWILIK; encoded by the coding sequence ATGATGATTCGTCACTTCATTCAATGTAATTTAATTTCGATTGGAATCTTGGTTCTGCCCACGGTGCCTACATTGGTTTTTGCACATGGCTATGTGCTTCAACCTGAGTCACGGGCTTATGCATGTAAGTTGAACAAAAATAGTCAATGTGGCAGCATTGTTTGGGAGCCTCAAAGTTTAGAAGCGCCCAAAGGTTTCCCACAATCAGGTCCACCAGATGGACAGATTGCCAATGCCAATTTGAGTCAATTTTCTGAGTTGAATGCACAATCTGCAACGCGCTGGGTTAAAACAAATTTGCCTACTGGAGCGAATGATTTTACTTGGCAATTGACTGCTGCACATGTTACGCAGGGCTGGCGTTACTTTATGACCAAACAAGGATGGAATCCTTCAATGCCATTGGCACGCAGTTCTTTTGATCTCAATCCCTTTTGTACAATAGATGGTAAATATCAAAAACCTGCCAGCATGGTGACGCACCGTTGTAATGTGCCTACAGACCGAAATGGTTATCATGTAATTTTGGCTGTATGGGATATCGGTGATACCAGCAATGCATTTTACAATGTTATTGATGTCAATGTTGGTTCAGGTAGCCCAACAACACCAGTGGACCCACAACCATCGAAACCGGTTAAAAGTTGGAATGATATTGGCGATATCAATCCGCTGGATGACTTATTACCAAATGATCGCGTATCAACACGCGTTTTTGATAACACTGGTGAAAATTCGAATCTAAAAACAGAATTACGGATTACAACGATTGCCAATGGCAGTCGAAATGTTTGGCCGCGTTTATTGGCAGAAGCCATTAATCGGGAACATAGTGCCTTACGTGCAGGTATTAAAAATAGTAATGGGGATATTATTCCTGCCGCGGGTAAGAATGATGTTTATAGTAGTTTAAACAGCGGGATTCAGCGGGTTGAGATTAAAATTGAACGTTCACCAAGCAGTGGTGGTTCTTATGATTTTGTTTATCCAAAAAATATCAGTACATATAAAGCTGGCACCAAAGTATTGGGCAGCGATGGGCGAATTTATCAGTGTAAGCCATTCCCTTATAGCGGTTGGTGTACAGTTCGAGCCCATCAATATGTCCCTGTGACAGGCTCGAACTGGCAAGATGCTTGGATCCTAATAAAATAG
- the gcvH gene encoding glycine cleavage system protein GcvH, whose amino-acid sequence MNHPAELKYARTHEWVRIEGDLVVTGITDHAQDELGDLVYVETPEVGSHVTATEQAGIVESVKTASDIHAPVSGTVVEVNTDLEDDPDFVNDEPYGKGWIYKIKPDNMADVDKLLSNSEYESGL is encoded by the coding sequence ATGAATCATCCAGCAGAATTGAAATATGCACGTACGCATGAGTGGGTAAGAATCGAGGGTGACCTTGTTGTGACGGGAATTACTGACCATGCTCAAGATGAGTTGGGTGATTTAGTCTATGTGGAAACGCCAGAAGTTGGCAGCCACGTTACAGCGACTGAACAAGCAGGCATTGTTGAATCAGTCAAAACAGCCTCTGATATTCACGCACCAGTGTCTGGAACAGTGGTTGAAGTCAATACTGATCTTGAAGATGATCCTGATTTTGTCAATGATGAACCTTATGGCAAAGGCTGGATTTATAAAATCAAACCAGACAATATGGCTGACGTAGACAAGCTGCTTTCAAACAGCGAATATGAATCAGGTTTATAA
- a CDS encoding AraC family transcriptional regulator has translation MKTTTTRQDQGIPGVYGLLLLDVVSRWGYSDETLFAPFHLTSEQLADPNFRIPTPIANELVKHSLRLTGESTLGFHLGTQMRISIHGFIGYAIMTAHDITDAIALASRFIQLRLPFLQLYFSTFGPKATLQLQCDIEVEPLRTEIILGLTIGIMTMAKALTGIEDLRGEVDLDFAEPAGFEKYKDKLSSSIRFNQPHLISSFDKKYLGLKMVNADPIASQIAINQCETELSALGERRRLAMRVRDILTNSEQHYLSIESVAERLHMSDRTLKRQLAAEGTSFSTLVDEVRYRHATSLLSRTDYSLEQIADELGYSDVANFSRAFKRWSGRSPSNWRKDPYL, from the coding sequence ATGAAAACAACCACAACTCGTCAAGATCAAGGAATACCAGGTGTCTATGGCTTATTGCTCTTAGACGTGGTTTCTCGCTGGGGATATAGCGATGAAACATTGTTTGCACCGTTTCATTTAACCAGCGAACAACTGGCTGATCCGAATTTCAGAATTCCAACACCCATTGCGAATGAACTGGTGAAACACTCTTTGCGCCTGACAGGTGAAAGCACCCTTGGCTTTCACCTAGGAACGCAAATGCGGATTTCCATTCATGGCTTTATTGGCTATGCCATTATGACGGCGCATGACATTACCGATGCCATTGCACTGGCAAGCCGGTTTATTCAGTTACGCCTGCCCTTTTTGCAGCTTTATTTTTCTACTTTTGGACCTAAAGCAACTCTACAGCTACAATGCGATATTGAAGTTGAGCCATTACGCACTGAAATTATTTTAGGCCTGACCATTGGTATTATGACCATGGCCAAAGCCCTCACTGGCATTGAAGATCTAAGAGGTGAGGTCGATTTGGACTTCGCTGAACCCGCTGGCTTTGAAAAATATAAAGATAAATTGAGCAGCAGCATTCGTTTTAATCAACCGCATTTAATTTCCAGCTTCGATAAAAAATATCTAGGCTTAAAGATGGTCAATGCAGACCCAATTGCCAGTCAAATCGCAATCAACCAGTGCGAAACAGAGTTGTCTGCTTTAGGTGAGCGTCGCCGTTTAGCCATGCGTGTCCGTGATATCCTGACAAATTCAGAACAGCATTATTTAAGTATTGAAAGTGTGGCTGAGCGCTTGCACATGTCAGACCGAACCCTTAAACGCCAACTTGCGGCCGAGGGCACCTCCTTCTCGACTTTAGTAGATGAAGTACGTTATCGTCATGCCACCTCACTGCTCTCTCGAACCGATTATAGTCTGGAACAAATCGCAGATGAATTGGGCTACTCAGATGTCGCCAACTTTAGCCGTGCCTTTAAGCGCTGGAGTGGCCGTAGTCCAAGTAACTGGCGTAAAGACCCTTACTTATAA
- a CDS encoding MaoC family dehydratase, translating to MLYLEDLNIGDHFISREYEMTREEIKQFAGQYDPQPFHLDEQAAEQHPIFQGLAASGWHTSAVAMRLWTECFPIAGGLLGTESSLRWPRPTRAGDKIHVEIEITAITPSKTKNDRGIVSYVTQALNQHGDVLLISTTKIMVFRKPT from the coding sequence ATGTTGTATTTAGAAGATTTAAATATTGGAGATCATTTCATTAGTCGTGAATATGAAATGACCCGTGAAGAAATTAAACAGTTTGCTGGACAGTACGACCCCCAACCTTTTCATTTAGATGAGCAAGCTGCAGAACAACATCCAATTTTTCAAGGTTTGGCCGCAAGCGGTTGGCATACTTCCGCAGTGGCCATGCGTTTATGGACAGAATGTTTTCCAATCGCAGGTGGCCTCTTAGGTACTGAATCAAGTTTGCGTTGGCCTCGTCCAACCCGTGCAGGTGATAAAATTCATGTAGAAATTGAAATCACCGCGATCACCCCCTCTAAAACAAAAAATGATCGGGGTATCGTCAGCTATGTGACACAAGCTTTGAACCAGCATGGTGATGTGCTATTAATATCGACAACCAAAATTATGGTCTTTAGAAAGCCCACTTGA
- a CDS encoding ABC transporter ATP-binding protein, giving the protein MLQWFEKLVDPYPTKDLNKPLPTTFFAFVWRSTQGIRPYLFILIVCTAAAACFEALFFSYIGKLVDWLSNSQPSTFLANNQQNLTILISILFAHIFFVSLQSIVKHQVLFSNFPMRMRWRFHSLLLQQSLDFFHTDFAGRLSAKVMQTALAVRDFWMILGDMLVYVLIYFITISLVLGSISPILIVPLALWLFLFIAIASYFIPRLGKISKKQADARAVMTGRITDAYTNIQTVKLFAHAGRESQYAKESMQEFMVTVYKQMRLGVKYEIAIRFLSAFLFISVIGTSVWLWTQGQAAIGVIAATTAMVLKLDSLAEFIMWNVTMLFENVGTIQDGMKTLGKQIQIQDKKDASTLVVTHGEIRFEDVSFAYNQKNVIEHFNLTIKPGEKIGIVGRSGAGKSTLIQLLLHFYDINQGRILIDGQNIHDVTQDSLRANIALVTQDTSLLHRTVAENIKYGRPNATESEVQLAVQKAKAEEFIPQLTDQKGRMGYDAYVGERGVKLSGGQRQRIAISRVFLKDAPILILDEATSALDSEVESAIQSSLNDLMVGKTVIAIAHRLSTIAQMDRLIVLDQGRIAEQGTHEELIANDGLYAQLWKRQTGGFLVEQQATQDTE; this is encoded by the coding sequence ATGCTGCAATGGTTTGAAAAACTAGTTGATCCTTATCCAACGAAAGACTTAAACAAACCATTACCCACCACATTTTTTGCTTTCGTTTGGCGATCTACTCAGGGAATTCGCCCCTATCTTTTTATTCTCATTGTCTGTACGGCGGCAGCAGCGTGTTTCGAAGCGTTATTCTTCTCCTATATCGGCAAACTCGTAGACTGGCTTAGCAATAGCCAACCAAGTACTTTTTTGGCAAACAATCAACAAAACCTGACCATTTTGATTAGCATTTTATTTGCCCACATCTTTTTTGTTAGCCTGCAATCCATTGTTAAACATCAAGTTTTATTCAGCAACTTCCCAATGCGGATGCGCTGGCGTTTCCATAGCTTATTACTGCAACAAAGCCTCGATTTTTTCCATACTGACTTTGCGGGTCGTCTTTCGGCCAAAGTCATGCAAACGGCTTTGGCGGTTCGCGATTTCTGGATGATTCTGGGTGACATGCTGGTCTATGTTCTGATTTATTTCATTACAATCAGCTTGGTTCTCGGTTCTATTTCGCCAATCTTGATTGTGCCTTTGGCCTTATGGCTGTTCTTATTTATTGCAATTGCAAGTTATTTTATCCCCCGCCTAGGCAAAATTTCAAAAAAACAAGCCGATGCACGTGCTGTCATGACTGGTCGCATTACCGATGCCTATACCAATATCCAGACCGTGAAATTATTTGCCCATGCTGGCCGTGAAAGCCAATACGCCAAAGAATCGATGCAGGAGTTCATGGTCACGGTTTATAAGCAAATGCGTTTAGGTGTTAAATACGAAATCGCGATCCGTTTCTTAAGTGCATTTCTATTTATTAGTGTGATTGGAACTTCTGTGTGGTTATGGACACAAGGTCAAGCAGCCATTGGCGTCATTGCGGCAACAACGGCGATGGTTCTAAAGCTGGATAGCTTGGCAGAGTTTATCATGTGGAATGTAACAATGCTGTTTGAGAATGTCGGTACCATTCAGGATGGGATGAAAACTTTAGGCAAACAAATCCAGATTCAAGATAAAAAAGATGCTTCTACCTTAGTCGTCACGCATGGTGAAATCCGCTTTGAAGATGTAAGCTTTGCTTATAATCAAAAAAATGTCATTGAGCACTTCAACCTCACCATTAAACCAGGTGAAAAAATTGGGATTGTAGGTCGTTCTGGTGCAGGTAAATCAACGTTAATTCAACTGCTACTGCATTTTTATGACATCAACCAAGGTCGTATTTTAATTGATGGTCAAAATATCCATGATGTAACCCAAGATAGCTTACGTGCCAATATAGCCTTAGTCACTCAGGATACGTCTTTATTACATCGTACAGTTGCGGAAAACATTAAATATGGCCGCCCCAATGCAACAGAATCAGAGGTTCAACTTGCAGTTCAAAAAGCCAAGGCCGAAGAGTTTATTCCGCAACTCACCGATCAAAAAGGACGTATGGGTTATGACGCCTATGTCGGTGAGCGCGGTGTTAAGCTTTCTGGCGGTCAACGTCAACGAATTGCGATTTCACGTGTCTTCCTAAAAGATGCACCCATTTTAATTTTGGATGAAGCCACCAGTGCACTTGATTCAGAGGTCGAATCTGCGATTCAAAGCAGTTTAAATGACCTAATGGTTGGCAAAACAGTCATTGCAATTGCGCACCGTTTATCTACTATTGCGCAAATGGATCGCCTTATTGTTCTGGATCAGGGAAGAATTGCAGAACAAGGGACACATGAAGAATTAATTGCTAATGATGGCTTGTATGCACAACTCTGGAAACGACAAACAGGTGGTTTTCTAGTTGAACAGCAAGCGACTCAGGACACAGAGTAA
- a CDS encoding phage tail tip lysozyme, protein MGSIRSRSLADGTIRYRAEIRINRKDYPEFKESKTFSSRRIAENWIHKRENELSKNPELLSGKNNSHNLSIGQAIEKYLAEVDGVYSISKINTLKLLRKLPISKKMMLQLKPIDISDHVNLRKEGYGKLQLNSVAPSTIQNELLQLRSVLSHASIMWDMEIDLNNFDRTTAQLRKTRQISPSRKRDRLPNPNELKLLLQFFSRKWKENKQSRYPMHYIILLAIFSCRRESEMTRMYFENFDEYNQTWLIKNLKNPKGSLGNNKEFTVHHECKQVIEMFKQPEIRNRMYKSGLDKNLLVPLNPKTIASEFTKACIILGIEDLRFHDFRHEGCTRLAEQTKSTKEKGGAIGGTAGGLIGGAIGSLFGPLGTVAGAGLGSIIGEKLGSVAAPYIKQWTDSLIAADIPSMISKLISAAFSLTPGGIAKSLVDWGKEKWNSTFNGQPNPSYLMRRQYGGQGVNGGEPAQFGAAAKAVTGNQKQIISQMYDAATSAGFSHNQAIALLGDIGRENDFRLDNIFGGHKDPARGDNLGMVSWQGDRRKNLEKFLAGRGLLNEDGTIKRTQEGLRAQFEFAKLEMENNKKWKQGFLDKKDISIEEARPQLGGSGSYFGWARGQETIRRGDGTRIPFDSQAQENKANQYSKVAEDMVSKKNDQNSEVNNSKNTTSETAELIMQKAKSNVPVLNMQSSVQPIASRSDTFGLSYGKPNFDSNIQPAKEYLTSPAPQEVVVKNQNSDTINQNVSNRILAHAITGGIGMGDKFNG, encoded by the coding sequence ATGGGTTCAATAAGGTCTAGAAGCCTTGCAGACGGTACAATTCGGTATAGAGCTGAGATTCGTATCAATCGCAAAGATTATCCAGAATTCAAAGAAAGCAAAACATTTAGTTCGCGTAGAATAGCAGAAAACTGGATACATAAGAGAGAAAACGAATTAAGTAAAAATCCCGAGTTACTTTCAGGTAAAAATAACTCGCATAATTTGTCTATTGGTCAGGCTATTGAAAAGTACCTGGCTGAAGTTGATGGTGTGTATAGTATAAGCAAAATAAATACATTAAAGCTTTTAAGAAAATTGCCAATTTCTAAAAAAATGATGTTACAGCTTAAGCCTATTGATATTTCTGACCATGTTAACTTGAGAAAAGAAGGGTACGGCAAACTCCAGCTAAATAGTGTTGCCCCAAGTACAATTCAGAATGAGCTTTTGCAGCTTCGAAGTGTTTTATCACATGCATCAATTATGTGGGACATGGAAATTGATTTAAATAATTTTGATAGGACCACTGCACAACTAAGAAAGACTCGTCAAATATCCCCAAGTAGAAAAAGGGACCGGCTACCTAACCCAAATGAATTGAAATTACTTCTACAGTTTTTCTCTAGGAAGTGGAAGGAGAATAAACAAAGTAGATACCCGATGCATTACATCATTCTTTTGGCTATATTTTCATGTCGAAGAGAATCTGAAATGACACGAATGTATTTTGAGAATTTTGATGAATACAATCAAACATGGCTTATTAAAAATTTGAAAAACCCAAAAGGGTCATTGGGTAATAACAAAGAGTTTACAGTTCATCATGAATGTAAACAGGTGATTGAAATGTTCAAACAACCTGAAATTCGAAATCGAATGTATAAAAGCGGCCTTGATAAGAATTTATTAGTGCCATTAAATCCAAAAACAATTGCATCAGAATTCACGAAAGCATGCATAATTTTAGGGATTGAAGATTTACGATTTCATGATTTTAGACATGAAGGTTGTACTCGATTGGCAGAGCAAACCAAATCAACCAAAGAGAAAGGAGGTGCTATAGGTGGTACTGCTGGCGGTTTGATTGGTGGGGCAATTGGTAGTCTATTTGGGCCATTAGGCACGGTTGCAGGTGCTGGGCTTGGTTCTATTATTGGTGAAAAACTCGGAAGTGTCGCAGCGCCTTATATCAAACAATGGACAGATTCATTAATCGCTGCTGATATACCTTCGATGATATCTAAGCTGATCAGTGCAGCATTTAGCTTAACACCAGGTGGCATCGCAAAATCTTTAGTTGATTGGGGTAAGGAAAAATGGAATTCAACTTTTAACGGCCAACCGAACCCAAGCTATTTGATGCGCCGTCAGTATGGAGGGCAAGGCGTTAATGGTGGAGAACCGGCACAATTTGGCGCTGCTGCAAAAGCCGTAACAGGAAATCAAAAACAAATTATTAGTCAAATGTATGATGCGGCAACATCGGCAGGATTTAGTCATAATCAAGCAATAGCGTTACTTGGTGACATTGGTCGTGAGAATGATTTCCGATTAGATAACATTTTTGGAGGCCATAAAGATCCTGCTCGGGGTGACAATTTAGGTATGGTTTCATGGCAGGGAGATAGAAGAAAAAACTTAGAAAAGTTTCTTGCTGGCAGAGGTTTGCTTAATGAAGATGGAACAATAAAACGTACTCAAGAGGGTCTGAGGGCTCAATTTGAATTTGCTAAATTAGAAATGGAAAATAATAAAAAGTGGAAACAGGGCTTTTTAGATAAGAAAGATATTAGCATTGAGGAAGCAAGGCCACAGTTGGGTGGAAGTGGATCATATTTTGGCTGGGCAAGAGGTCAGGAAACAATCAGGAGAGGTGATGGCACTAGAATACCATTCGACAGCCAAGCTCAAGAGAATAAAGCCAATCAATATTCGAAAGTTGCAGAGGATATGGTAAGCAAAAAGAATGATCAAAATAGTGAAGTAAATAATTCTAAGAATACAACATCAGAAACTGCTGAATTGATTATGCAGAAGGCAAAATCGAATGTACCTGTTTTAAATATGCAATCATCAGTGCAACCAATAGCATCACGTAGCGATACTTTTGGTTTGTCTTATGGCAAGCCAAATTTTGATAGTAATATTCAACCTGCTAAAGAGTACTTAACTTCACCCGCACCACAGGAAGTTGTTGTTAAGAATCAAAATAGTGATACTATCAACCAAAATGTGAGCAATAGAATATTAGCTCATGCGATAACAGGTGGAATAGGAATGGGGGATAAATTCAATGGTTAA
- a CDS encoding TonB C-terminal domain-containing protein, giving the protein MMCRFIIATIGFLFASCVFAKEKPIDDKPKQIQVNPDIVELSVFKADIQRQILRSWNIPAGSSGQVAKAVLTLDEQGGISNLVVSSKDFETKQSIERAIQEIIPIKLPPNLKLTDDNNIFKFTFTAR; this is encoded by the coding sequence ATGATGTGTCGTTTCATCATTGCAACTATAGGTTTTCTATTTGCAAGTTGTGTATTTGCTAAAGAAAAACCAATTGATGATAAGCCTAAGCAAATCCAAGTTAATCCTGATATTGTAGAACTATCTGTCTTTAAGGCAGACATTCAACGTCAAATTTTACGCTCATGGAATATACCTGCTGGGTCAAGTGGTCAGGTAGCCAAAGCAGTATTAACGCTTGATGAGCAAGGCGGTATCAGTAACCTCGTGGTTTCAAGTAAGGATTTTGAAACGAAGCAAAGCATCGAGCGTGCTATTCAGGAGATTATTCCCATCAAATTGCCACCCAATTTAAAATTGACTGATGATAACAATATCTTTAAGTTTACTTTTACTGCTAGATAA
- a CDS encoding type II toxin-antitoxin system Phd/YefM family antitoxin: MNHLIHSRFVASVSDLKKNPMEVVGNGFGEAVAILNRNNPAFYCVPADMYEKLMDLIEDKELLKLAEQVDDTETVKVSINGLRTRVRKERPKEV; this comes from the coding sequence ATGAACCACTTAATCCACAGTCGATTTGTGGCTAGTGTTTCTGATCTTAAAAAGAACCCAATGGAAGTAGTTGGAAATGGTTTTGGTGAAGCTGTGGCAATTCTTAACCGTAATAATCCCGCCTTCTATTGTGTGCCAGCTGATATGTATGAAAAGCTGATGGATTTGATTGAAGATAAGGAACTTTTAAAGCTAGCAGAACAAGTCGATGATACTGAAACAGTTAAGGTGTCAATCAATGGCTTACGAACTAGAGTTCGAAAAGAACGCCCTAAAGAAGTTTGA
- a CDS encoding type II toxin-antitoxin system RelE family toxin yields the protein MAYELEFEKNALKKFEKLNPQIAEQFIRKLEAVLENPKIPKNKLSGSVDLYKIKLKAAGYRLVYKVKDETVVVLVLDVDRRDAIYKNI from the coding sequence ATGGCTTACGAACTAGAGTTCGAAAAGAACGCCCTAAAGAAGTTTGAAAAATTAAACCCGCAAATTGCTGAGCAGTTTATTCGTAAGCTGGAAGCTGTACTTGAAAACCCTAAGATACCCAAGAATAAGCTTAGTGGATCGGTTGATCTATATAAAATTAAGCTGAAAGCTGCTGGTTATAGATTGGTGTATAAGGTTAAAGATGAAACGGTAGTTGTATTAGTTCTTGATGTTGATCGTCGAGATGCTATCTATAAGAACATTTAA